In Malaclemys terrapin pileata isolate rMalTer1 chromosome 11, rMalTer1.hap1, whole genome shotgun sequence, a single genomic region encodes these proteins:
- the RBM44 gene encoding LOW QUALITY PROTEIN: RNA-binding protein 44 (The sequence of the model RefSeq protein was modified relative to this genomic sequence to represent the inferred CDS: deleted 1 base in 1 codon), whose protein sequence is MTNQELEPFSCQPIGCGARPGRGYIGQAAAKGSLIGRWRQRGGASRAGQCIAPRPPPSGEKPINKNKLLISRFCSESELEETVFELIASSDNSDTWTMEQRENISDKSKTGVFTEPAYAIDKSDEIDCVDTLFGELAEGVNCSVSGQAYSINVSELKFPDESLACFSSSLDAELETYNKIRERISKVYEDKSEADMLGQVCNNIHFSYKESDDRPKSDVDEDSQLEYHSAEEQDYSGQNTSYMPFAQIKTLRTQNSEVLELVEPLYEVICDGAIGGQNPVSKLGDGSFPLDYGAVDEFYNKAAIPEFSKTSQDSISLMDYKGLKCENHEEEQTEDTYHSKLGENSFESDTVVNREYQKSLSTSSSENQQKMEAVSFCDVAQSSQMAIKKVFKMSDTNSMLQKHGNTCVLPWERSSVTSTQISSKNADDSISCSCEESFLSAFNSDCHDCSQKTVERKPDFSFALPRIPMKDGHLSCVEVIDKYAGNSTRHQVDFPDSEIKCLTCLNNATSNNKVTVNQSVDASSDFRACFTTSRATSANASVVSKANNTKLTMMNKIKSEEWQSETCRSIACNTDLSCVDGSMEQIASWLAETWENCIYSEIPTTEWNSQIKDPLELKNKLSVRDLRENPDRMLHLSKEIEKNYSSNCCRRLLQRAIKAELQLLRTHYWMCHQHCWKIYRLVIEERECFNRNFKSDISKTELGSSLLSVFEELKARYESMREKLVMGIPLDSLPPLSVESKLLSIFSSYVPSKLVKDNLLYNSSSAAEKSGLEMSKHQESEISSSLKRTPPLVTPQMCLTDNRQHKQYPSYKNFEIKYEAQDIERDGRKNQEIKEDWFDAKENFTVTDFSVTLLGNEKEQENLEKVISTKEIKMVKNTKSEPNKHYFIHVGGLSPSVSEADLRSHFQKYQVLEVSICEFSSNYRYASLSFKKASKAKLAVDEMNGKEIKGKAVNVRLVKTVGENILPAFQKVSRPLHYENQSTDNLEENIQVRTTCSVPDSLKVPSTTSTSLKVLSPPSVSSAMPAPTLAFSKVLSSDLKPLAHESGHLFFSVDQQSTRENPLQIKPVQFSPNPSATFIPPNTLNLSSFTKLMKKLEELHPKASRDNIVDALLEVRTNNKGFLSGLSINVIVEMASSVLKKSASKCEEKVA, encoded by the exons ATGACCAATCAGGAGCTAGAACCGTTCTCCTGCCAGCCAATAGGGTGCGGTGCGCGCCCGGGCCGAGGCTATATAGGACAGGCGGCCGCGAAGGGGTCGTTAATCGGACGTTGGCGGCAG AGAGGCGGCGCGTCCCGGGCGGGCCAGTGTATTGCCCCTCGGCCGCCTCCCTCAG GTGAGAAACcaataaataaaaacaagctgTTGATTTCAAGATTTTGTAGTGAAAGTGAATTGGAGGAAACTGTGTTTGAGCTGATTGCTTCTAGTGACAACTCTGATACTTGGACCATGGAACAAAGAGAAAACATCAGTGATAAGAGTAAAACAGGAGTCTTCACTGAGCCAGCCTATGCTATAGACAAGTCTGATGAAATTGATTGTGTTGATACTCTGTTCGGTGAACTTGCAGAGGGCGTCAACTGCTCTGTTTCAGGCCAGGCATATTCCATAAATGTCTCAGAATTAAAGTTTCCAGATGAAAGCTTAGCTTGTTTCAGTTCATCACTAGATGCAGAACTTGAAACTTACAATAAAATAAGAGAGAGGATTTCCAAAGTGTATGAAGACAAAAGTGAAGCTGATATGTTGGGACAGGTCTGCAACAATATACATTTCAGTTACAAGGAGAGTGACGACAGACCCAAGAGTGATGTAGATGAAGACTCACAACTAGAGTATCACAGTGCTGAAGAGCAAGATTATTCTGGTCAAAATACCTCATATATGCCTTTTGCGCAAATTAAAACTCTAAGGACACAAAATTCAGAAGTTCTGGAGTTGGTAGAGCCACTTTATGAAGTTATATGTGATGGAGCCATAGGTGGGCAAAATCCTGTTAGCAAATTAGGTGATGGTTCTTTTCCCTTGGATTATGGTGCTGTTGATGAGTTTTATAATAAAGCAGCTATACCAGAATTCTCAAAAACATCTCAGGACTCCATATCACTGATGGATTACAAAGGCCTGAAATGTGAAAATCATGAAGAGGAACAAACTGAAGATACATATCATAGTAAACTTGGTGAAAATTCATTTGAAAGTGATACTGTTGTGAATAGAGAATATCAAAAATCACTCTCCACGAGCAGTTCAGAAAATCAACAAAAGATGGAGGCTGTTTCTTTTTGTGATGTTGCACAGTCATCACAAATGGctataaaaaaagtgtttaaaatgaGCGATACTAACAGCATGTTGCAGAAGCATGGAAATACTTGTGTATTACCATGGGAAAGATCTTCTGTGACATCCACACAGATTTCTAGCAAAAATGCAGACGATTCAATTTCTTGTAGTTGTGAAGAATCATTTTTGTCTGCATTTAATTCTGATTGTCATGATTGCAGCCAGAAGACTGTTGAAAGgaaaccagatttttcttttgCACTCCCCAGAATTCCAATGAAAGATGGTCATTTGTCTTGTGTGGAAGTTATAGATAAGTATGCTGGTAATAGTACCAGACATCAAGTAGATTTTCCTGACTCAGAAATCAAGTGCCTCACATGCTTGAATAATGCTACAAGTAATAATAAAGTTACAGTTAACCAGAGTGTTGATGCAAGTTCTGATTTTAGGGCTTGTTTCACTACAAGCAGAGCTACTAGTGCTAATGCTTCTGTGGTATCTAAAGCAAACAACACAAAGTTAACAATGATGAACAAAATCAAGTCTGAAGAATGGCAGAGTGAGACCTGTAGAAGTATTGCCTGCAATACAGATTTGTCATGTGTAGATGGCAGTATGGAGCAGATTGCCTCATGGCTTGCTGAGACATGGGAAAATTGTATCTACAGTGAAATCCCAACAACTGAATGGAATTCACAAATTAAG GATCCTTTGGAGTTGAAAAATAAGTTGAGTGTCAGAGATTTAAGAGAAAATCCTGACAG gatgttgcatcttagcaaagaaattGAGAAGAATTATTCATCAAACTGTTGTAGGAGGTTGCTGCAGAGAGCTATAAAAGCAGAATTGCAGCTTCTAAGAACTCACTATTGGATGTGTCATCAGCACTGCTGGAAGATTTACAGACTTGTTATAGAAGAAAGAGAATGTTTTAACAG gAATTTTAAAAGTGACATTTCCAAGACTGAACTAGGGTCATCTTTGTTGTCTGTTTTTGAAGAACTGAAGGCTAGGTATGAAAGCATGAGAGAAAAATTAGTCATGGGTATACCATTGGATTCACTGCCCCCATTATCAGTAGAGTCAAAATTGCTCTCGATCTTTTCTTCTTATGTTCCTTCAAAG TTAGTGAAAGACAACCTTCTTTATAA TTCTAGTTCTGCGGCAGAAAAGTCAGgcttggaaatgtcaaaacatcaAGAGAGTGAAATTTCCTCCAGCCTGAAAAGAACACCACCTTTA GTCACTCCTCAAATGTGTTTAACTGACAACAGGCAGCATAAGCAATATCCTTCCTACAAGAACTTTGAAATAAAGTATGAGGCTCAAGATATAGAAAGGG ACGGCAGAAAAAATCAAGAAATAAAAGAAGACTGGTTTGATGCTAAAGAAAACTTTACAGTGACTGATTTTTCAGTAACACTTCTAGGGaatgaaaaagaacaagaaaatctAGAGAAGGTCATTAGTACAAAAG AAATAAAGATGGTGAAGAATACAAAAAGTGAGCCAAATAAGCATTATTTTATTCATGTTGGTGGCTTAAGTCCTTCAGTATCAGAG GCTGATCTAAGGTCTCATTTCCAGAAGTATCAGGTTTTGGAGGTTTCAATATGTGAGTTTTCTAGTAACTACAG GTATGCATCTCTGAGTTTTAAAAAAGCTAGTAAAGCAAAATTGGCTGTGGATGAAATGAATgggaaagaaataaaaggaaaagcagTAAATGTTCGTCTTGTAAAAACTGTAGGAGAAAATATACTTCCAGCTTTTCAAAAAGTTTCCAGACCACTTCACTATGAAAACCAATCCACTGATAATTTGGAAGAAAATATTCAAGTCAGAACTACCTGCTCTGTCCCGGACTCTTTGAAAGTGCCTTCCACCACCTCAACCTCTTTGAAAGtgctttcccctccctcagtTTCTTCAGCAATGCCTGCCCCTACCCTGgccttttcaaaagtgctcagctctGATTTAAAACCACTTGCACATGAATCAGGACACCTTTTCTTCTCAGTTGATCAACAG AGTACAAGAGAGAATCCTCTGCAGATAAAACCTGTTCAGTTCTCTCCTAATCCATCCGCTACCTTTATACCTCCTAACACATTGAACTTGAGCAGCTTTACCAAATTGATGAAGAAATTAGAAGAACTGCATCCCAAGGCTAGTAG AGATAATATTGTGGATGCTTTGCTGGAGGTCAGAACAAATAATAAAGGTTTCCTAAGTGGCTTGTCTATTAATGTTATTGTGGAAATGGCTTCCTCTGTTCTGAAGAAATCTGCATCCAAATGTGAGGAAAAAGTAGCATGA